In a single window of the Impatiens glandulifera unplaced genomic scaffold, dImpGla2.1, whole genome shotgun sequence genome:
- the LOC124917770 gene encoding protein DOG1-like 3: MSNESVYVLEAARRNGFSNRENFQNFFECWLTEQNQRLQDLVSASESYKLQNQNQSERETALHELINRVIHHYEHYYNAKSHWVKEDVLSMLSPSWRTTLEDAFLWIGGWRPSMAFHLLYSKSGIQLEAALAEFLRGLPTADLGELSPNQLVRVDELHLRTVGEEREITEKLARQHETVADPSMVELSHAVSEMMRDDESGSSSGIVNQERVDTVIGEKERRLEGILQIADELRMRTLKGVIEILSPIEAVHFLIAAAELHLRIHDWGKRREARDNNNNQEEEEVQPNGVEEEVQPNGVEEEVQPNGVEEEVQPNGVEEEVQPNGVEVGS; the protein is encoded by the coding sequence ATGTCAAATGAGTCTGTTTACGTGTTGGAGGCAGCCAGGAGAAACGGCTTCTCCAACCGAGAAAACTTTCAGAATTTCTTCGAGTGCTGGCTAACAGAACAAAACCAGCGCCTCCAAGATCTCGTCTCCGCTTCGGAATCCTACAAGCTTCAGAATCAGAACCAATCCGAAAGAGAAACGGCGCTCCACGAGCTTATCAATCGAGTGATCCATCACTACGAGCACTATTACAACGCCAAATCGCACTGGGTGAAGGAGGACGTTCTGTCTATGCTATCACCTTCATGGAGAACCACTCTCGAGGACGCCTTCCTCTGGATCGGCGGTTGGCGTCCAAGCATGGCGTTTCATCTCCTCTATTCCAAATCAGGAATCCAACTCGAGGCCGCGCTGGCCGAGTTCCTTCGCGGACTACCAACGGCCGATCTGGGAGAGCTTTCGCCGAATCAACTTGTGCGAGTTGATGAATTGCATTTGAGGACTGTTGGAGAGGAAAGGGAGATAACGGAGAAGCTGGCGAGGCAACATGAGACTGTAGCGGATCCGTCCATGGTGGAGCTGTCGCATGCTGTTAGCGAGATGATGCGTGATGATGAAAGTGGGAGCTCGTCGGGAATTGTAAACCAGGAAAGAGTGGATACGGTGATCGGAGAGAAGGAGAGGAGATTGGAGGGTATTCTGCAGATAGCGGATGAGTTGAGGATGAGGACTTTGAAAGGAGTGATTGAGATACTGAGTCCGATTGAGGCTGTTCATTTCTTGATTGCGGCGGCGGAGCTTCATCTCAGGATACATGATTGGGGGAAGAGGAGGGAGGCtagagataataataataatcaggAAGAGGAGGAAGTGCAGCCGAATGGAGTTGAAGAGGAGGTGCAGCCTAATGGAGTTGAAGAGGAGGTGCAGCCTAATGGTGTTGAAGAGGAGGTGCAGCCTAATGGAGTTGAAGAGGAGGTGCAGCCTAATGGTGTTGAAGTAGGCTCATGA